A DNA window from Gorilla gorilla gorilla isolate KB3781 chromosome 6, NHGRI_mGorGor1-v2.1_pri, whole genome shotgun sequence contains the following coding sequences:
- the NYAP1 gene encoding neuronal tyrosine-phosphorylated phosphoinositide-3-kinase adapter 1 isoform X2, giving the protein MNLLYRKTKLEWRQHKEEEAKRSSSKEVAPAGPAGPVAGQGPGVRVRDIASLRRSLRMGFMTMPASQEHTPHPCRSAMAPRSLSCHSVGSMDSVGGGPGGAGGGLTEDSSTRRPPAKPRRHPSTKLSMVGPGSGAETPPSKKAGSQKPTPEGRESSRKVPPQKPRRSPNTQLSVSFDESCPPGPSPRGGNLPLQRLTRGSRVAGDPDVGAQEEPVYIEMVGDVFRGGGRSGGGLAGPPLGGGGPTPPAGADSDSEESEAIYEEMKYPLPEEAGEGRANGPPPLTATSPPQQPHALPPHAHRRPASALPSRRDGTPTKTTPCEIPPPFPNLLQHRPPLLAFPQAKSASRTPGDGVSRLPVLCHSKEPAGSTPAPQVPARERETPPPPPPPPAANLLLLGPSGRARSHSTPLPPQGSGQPRGERELPNSHSMICPKAAGAPAAPPAPAALLPGPPKDKAVSYTMVYSAVKVTTHSVLPAGPPLGAGEPKTEKEISVLHGMLCTSSRPPVPGKSSPHGGAMGAAAGVLHHRGCLASPHSLPDPTVGPLTPLWTYPATAAGLKRPPAYESLKAGGVLNKGCGVGAPSPMVKIQLQEQGTDGGAFASISCAHVIASAGTPEEEEEEMGAATFGAGWALQRKVLYGGRKAKELDKVEDGARAWNGSAEGPGKVELEDRGPGTSGIPVRSQGAEGLLARIHHGDRGGSRTALPIPCQTFPACHRNGDFTGGYRLGRSASTSGVRQVVLHTPRPCSQPRDALSQPHPALPLPLPLPPQPARERDGKLLEVIERKRCVCKEIKARHRPDRGLCKQESMPILPSWRRGPEPRKSGTPPCRRQHTVLWDTAI; this is encoded by the exons ATGAACCTCCTCTACCGAAAAACCAAGCTGGAGTGGAGGCAGCACAAGGAAGAGGAGGCCAAGAGGAG CTCCAGTAAGGAGGTGGCCCCCGCTGGCCCGGCTGGGCCCGTGGCCGGCCAGGGGCCTGGGGTCCGCGTGCGGGACATCGCCTCGCTGCGGCGCTCCCTCAGGATGGGTTTCATGACGATGCCCGCCTCCCAGGAGCACACCCCGCACCCCTGCCGCAGCGCCATGGCCCCACGCTCCCTCTCCTGCCACTCGGTGGGCAGCATGGACAGTGTCGGGGGTGGCCCTGGCGGGGCCGGTGGGGGCCTCACAGAGGACAGCAGCACCCGAAGACCCCCTGCCAAGCCCCGGAGACACCCCAGCACCAAGCTCAGCATGGTGGGGCCTGGGTCGGGGGCAGAGACGCCCCCCAGCAAGAAAGCAG GCTCACAGAAGCCAACCCCAGAGGGCCGAGAGTCCAGCCGGAAGGTTCCTCCGCAGAAGCCCAGGCGAAGCCCTAACACCCAGCTCTCTGTCTCCTTCGATGAGTCCTGCCCCCCAGGCCCCTCTCCTCGAGGGGGGAACCTGCCTCTTCAGCGCCTCACTAGGgggtcccgagtagctggggaccCTGATGTGGGTGCCCAGGAGGAGCCTGTGTACATTGAGATGGTGGGGGACGTCTTTAGGGGAGGAGGACGAAGTGGAGGAGGCCTGGCTGGGCCCCCTCTTGGGGGTGGGGGCCCGACCCCTCCAGCGGGCGCCGACTCGGACTCTGAAGAGAGTGAGGCCATCTATGAAGAGATGAAGTACCCGCTGCCGGAAGAGGCTGGGGAAGGCCGGGCCAATGGCCCTCCACCATTGACGGCAACATCCCCGCCACAACAGCCTCACGCCCTTCCGCCCCATGCCCACCGCCGCCCAGCTTCAGCCCTCCCGAGCCGGAGGGACGGGACGCCCACCAAGACCACTCCTTGTGAAATCCCCCCGCCCTTCCCCAACCTCCTTCAGCACCGGCCTCCACTCCTGGCCTTCCCTCAAGCCAAGTCTGCTTCCCGAACCCCTGGCGATGGGGTCTCAAGGCTACCTGTCCTCTGCCACTCCAAGGAGCCAGCCGGctccaccccagctccccaaGTGCCTGCACGGGAGCGGGAGACGCCTCCCCCACCGCCTCCACCTCCTGCTGCCAACCTGCTGCTGCTGGGACCATCGGGCCGGGCCCGGAGCCACTCGACACCGTTGCCACCCCAGGGCTCTGGCCAGCCCCGGGGGGAGCGGGAGCTCCCCAACTCCCACAGCATGATCTGCCCTAAGGCGGCGGGGGCGCCGGCAGCCCCCCCTGCCCCGGCCGCCTTGCTCCCCGGCCCCCCCAAGGACAAGGCCGTGTCTTACACCATGGTGTACTCGGCGGTCAAGGTGACCACGCACTCTGTCCTGCCAGCTGGTCCACCCCTGGGTGCTGGGGAGCCAAAGACGGAGAAGGAGATCTCGGTCCTCCATGGGATGCTGTGTACCAGCTCGAGGCCCCCTGTGCCAGGGAAGTCCAGCCCCCACGGTGGGGCCATGGGCGCGGCAGCTGGGGTCCTCCACCACCGCGGCTGCCTGGCCTCCCCCCACAGCCTTCCGGACCCAACTGTAGGCCCCCTGACCCCGCTGTGGACCTACCCAGCCACAGCAGCTGGGCTCAAGAGACCCCCTGCCTATGAGAGCCTCAAGGCTGGGGGGGTGCTGAATAAGGGCTGTGGTGTGGGGGCCCCATCCCCCATGGTCAAGATCCAGCTGCAGGAGCAAGGGACCGATGGGGGTGCTTTTGCCAGCATCTCCTGTGCCCACGTCATCGCCAGCGCAGGGACaccagaggaggaagaagaggagatggGTGCCGCGACATTTGGGGCAGGCTGGGCCCTGCAGAGGAAGGTCCTCTATGGAGGGAGAAAAGCAAAGGAGTTGGACA AGGTCGAGGACGGTGCCCGGGCCTGGAATGGCAGTGCCGAGGGTCCAGGCAAGGTGGAGCTTGAGGACAGGGGCCCTGGGACATCGGGGATCCCAGTGAGGAGCCAGGGGGCAGAGGGCCTGCTGGCCAGGATCCACCATGGAGACCGAGGAGGGAGCCGCACCGCGCTGCCCATTCCCTGCCAGACCTTCCCCGCCTGCCACCGCAATGGAG ACTTCACGGGAGGCTACCGCCTGGGGCGCTCGGCCTCCACCTCCGGAGTCCGGCAGGTCGTGCTCCACACACCCCGGCCCTGCAGCCAGCCCAGGGATGCCCTGAGCCAG CCCCACCCCGCGCTGCCGCTGCCTCTGCCCCTGCCGCCCCAGCCGGCCCGCGAGCGTGACGGGAAGCTGCTGGAGGTGATCGAGCGCAAGCGCTGCGTGTGCAAGGAGATCAAGGCGCGCCACCGCCCGGACCGAGGCCTCTGCAAGCAGGAGAGCATGCCCATCCTCCCCAGCTGGCGGCGGGGGCCCGAGCCCCGCAAGTCCGGCACCCCGCCCTGCCGCCGGCAGCACACGGTCCTCTGGGACACCGCCATCTGA
- the NYAP1 gene encoding neuronal tyrosine-phosphorylated phosphoinositide-3-kinase adapter 1 isoform X1 gives MNLLYRKTKLEWRQHKEEEAKRSSSKEVAPAGPAGPVAGQGPGVRVRDIASLRRSLRMGFMTMPASQEHTPHPCRSAMAPRSLSCHSVGSMDSVGGGPGGAGGGLTEDSSTRRPPAKPRRHPSTKLSMVGPGSGAETPPSKKAGSQKPTPEGRESSRKVPPQKPRRSPNTQLSVSFDESCPPGPSPRGGNLPLQRLTRGSRVAGDPDVGAQEEPVYIEMVGDVFRGGGRSGGGLAGPPLGGGGPTPPAGADSDSEESEAIYEEMKYPLPEEAGEGRANGPPPLTATSPPQQPHALPPHAHRRPASALPSRRDGTPTKTTPCEIPPPFPNLLQHRPPLLAFPQAKSASRTPGDGVSRLPVLCHSKEPAGSTPAPQVPARERETPPPPPPPPAANLLLLGPSGRARSHSTPLPPQGSGQPRGERELPNSHSMICPKAAGAPAAPPAPAALLPGPPKDKAVSYTMVYSAVKVTTHSVLPAGPPLGAGEPKTEKEISVLHGMLCTSSRPPVPGKSSPHGGAMGAAAGVLHHRGCLASPHSLPDPTVGPLTPLWTYPATAAGLKRPPAYESLKAGGVLNKGCGVGAPSPMVKIQLQEQGTDGGAFASISCAHVIASAGTPEEEEEEMGAATFGAGWALQRKVLYGGRKAKELDTEVEDGARAWNGSAEGPGKVELEDRGPGTSGIPVRSQGAEGLLARIHHGDRGGSRTALPIPCQTFPACHRNGDFTGGYRLGRSASTSGVRQVVLHTPRPCSQPRDALSQPHPALPLPLPLPPQPARERDGKLLEVIERKRCVCKEIKARHRPDRGLCKQESMPILPSWRRGPEPRKSGTPPCRRQHTVLWDTAI, from the exons ATGAACCTCCTCTACCGAAAAACCAAGCTGGAGTGGAGGCAGCACAAGGAAGAGGAGGCCAAGAGGAG CTCCAGTAAGGAGGTGGCCCCCGCTGGCCCGGCTGGGCCCGTGGCCGGCCAGGGGCCTGGGGTCCGCGTGCGGGACATCGCCTCGCTGCGGCGCTCCCTCAGGATGGGTTTCATGACGATGCCCGCCTCCCAGGAGCACACCCCGCACCCCTGCCGCAGCGCCATGGCCCCACGCTCCCTCTCCTGCCACTCGGTGGGCAGCATGGACAGTGTCGGGGGTGGCCCTGGCGGGGCCGGTGGGGGCCTCACAGAGGACAGCAGCACCCGAAGACCCCCTGCCAAGCCCCGGAGACACCCCAGCACCAAGCTCAGCATGGTGGGGCCTGGGTCGGGGGCAGAGACGCCCCCCAGCAAGAAAGCAG GCTCACAGAAGCCAACCCCAGAGGGCCGAGAGTCCAGCCGGAAGGTTCCTCCGCAGAAGCCCAGGCGAAGCCCTAACACCCAGCTCTCTGTCTCCTTCGATGAGTCCTGCCCCCCAGGCCCCTCTCCTCGAGGGGGGAACCTGCCTCTTCAGCGCCTCACTAGGgggtcccgagtagctggggaccCTGATGTGGGTGCCCAGGAGGAGCCTGTGTACATTGAGATGGTGGGGGACGTCTTTAGGGGAGGAGGACGAAGTGGAGGAGGCCTGGCTGGGCCCCCTCTTGGGGGTGGGGGCCCGACCCCTCCAGCGGGCGCCGACTCGGACTCTGAAGAGAGTGAGGCCATCTATGAAGAGATGAAGTACCCGCTGCCGGAAGAGGCTGGGGAAGGCCGGGCCAATGGCCCTCCACCATTGACGGCAACATCCCCGCCACAACAGCCTCACGCCCTTCCGCCCCATGCCCACCGCCGCCCAGCTTCAGCCCTCCCGAGCCGGAGGGACGGGACGCCCACCAAGACCACTCCTTGTGAAATCCCCCCGCCCTTCCCCAACCTCCTTCAGCACCGGCCTCCACTCCTGGCCTTCCCTCAAGCCAAGTCTGCTTCCCGAACCCCTGGCGATGGGGTCTCAAGGCTACCTGTCCTCTGCCACTCCAAGGAGCCAGCCGGctccaccccagctccccaaGTGCCTGCACGGGAGCGGGAGACGCCTCCCCCACCGCCTCCACCTCCTGCTGCCAACCTGCTGCTGCTGGGACCATCGGGCCGGGCCCGGAGCCACTCGACACCGTTGCCACCCCAGGGCTCTGGCCAGCCCCGGGGGGAGCGGGAGCTCCCCAACTCCCACAGCATGATCTGCCCTAAGGCGGCGGGGGCGCCGGCAGCCCCCCCTGCCCCGGCCGCCTTGCTCCCCGGCCCCCCCAAGGACAAGGCCGTGTCTTACACCATGGTGTACTCGGCGGTCAAGGTGACCACGCACTCTGTCCTGCCAGCTGGTCCACCCCTGGGTGCTGGGGAGCCAAAGACGGAGAAGGAGATCTCGGTCCTCCATGGGATGCTGTGTACCAGCTCGAGGCCCCCTGTGCCAGGGAAGTCCAGCCCCCACGGTGGGGCCATGGGCGCGGCAGCTGGGGTCCTCCACCACCGCGGCTGCCTGGCCTCCCCCCACAGCCTTCCGGACCCAACTGTAGGCCCCCTGACCCCGCTGTGGACCTACCCAGCCACAGCAGCTGGGCTCAAGAGACCCCCTGCCTATGAGAGCCTCAAGGCTGGGGGGGTGCTGAATAAGGGCTGTGGTGTGGGGGCCCCATCCCCCATGGTCAAGATCCAGCTGCAGGAGCAAGGGACCGATGGGGGTGCTTTTGCCAGCATCTCCTGTGCCCACGTCATCGCCAGCGCAGGGACaccagaggaggaagaagaggagatggGTGCCGCGACATTTGGGGCAGGCTGGGCCCTGCAGAGGAAGGTCCTCTATGGAGGGAGAAAAGCAAAGGAGTTGGACA CAGAGGTCGAGGACGGTGCCCGGGCCTGGAATGGCAGTGCCGAGGGTCCAGGCAAGGTGGAGCTTGAGGACAGGGGCCCTGGGACATCGGGGATCCCAGTGAGGAGCCAGGGGGCAGAGGGCCTGCTGGCCAGGATCCACCATGGAGACCGAGGAGGGAGCCGCACCGCGCTGCCCATTCCCTGCCAGACCTTCCCCGCCTGCCACCGCAATGGAG ACTTCACGGGAGGCTACCGCCTGGGGCGCTCGGCCTCCACCTCCGGAGTCCGGCAGGTCGTGCTCCACACACCCCGGCCCTGCAGCCAGCCCAGGGATGCCCTGAGCCAG CCCCACCCCGCGCTGCCGCTGCCTCTGCCCCTGCCGCCCCAGCCGGCCCGCGAGCGTGACGGGAAGCTGCTGGAGGTGATCGAGCGCAAGCGCTGCGTGTGCAAGGAGATCAAGGCGCGCCACCGCCCGGACCGAGGCCTCTGCAAGCAGGAGAGCATGCCCATCCTCCCCAGCTGGCGGCGGGGGCCCGAGCCCCGCAAGTCCGGCACCCCGCCCTGCCGCCGGCAGCACACGGTCCTCTGGGACACCGCCATCTGA